One Streptosporangium becharense genomic window, GGGGCTTGCTCGTCACGTCGAGCACCACGCGGTTGACCTCGCGCACCTCGTTGGTGATGCGGGTGGAGATACGGGCGAGCACGTCGTAGGGGACGCGGGACCAGTCGGCGGTCATCGCGTCCTCGCTGGAGACCGGACGCAGCACGATCGGGTGCCCGTAGGTGCGGCCGTCGCCCTGGACGCCCACCGAGCGGACGTCGGCGAGCAGGACGACCGGGCACTGCCAGATCTCCCGGTCGAGACCGGCCCGGGAGAGCTCCTCGCGGGCGATGGCGTCGGCCTCGCGGAGGATCTCCAGCCGCTCGCGGGTGACCGCGCCGACGATGCGGATGCCCAGGCCGGGGCCGGGGAACGGCTGGCGCCAGACCATGGCGGCGGGCAGGCCGAGCTCCTCGCCCGCCCGGCGAACCTCGTCCTTGAACAGCGCGCGGAGCGGCTCGACCAGCGAGAACCGCAGGTCGTCGGGGAGGCCGCCGACGTTGTGATGGGACTTGATGTTGGCGGTGCCGGTGCCGCCGCCCGACTCGACCACGTCGGGGTAGAGCGTGCCTTGCACGAGGAAGTCGACGGGGCCGTCGGCCAGGATGGCGCGCTGCTCGTCCTCGAAGACCCGGATGAACTCCCGGCCGATGATCTTGCGCTTCTCCTCCGGGTCGGTGACCCCGTCCAGCGCCTTGAGGAAACGCTCCTGGGCGTCGACCACGCGGAGCTTGACGCCGGTGACGGCCACGAAGTCACGCTCGACCTGCTCGGCCTCGCCCTTGCGCAGCAACCCGTGGTCGACGAACACGCAGGTCAGCCTGTCGCCGATGGCCCGCTGCACCATGGCGGCGGCGACGGCGGAGTCGACTCCGCCGGAGAGCGCGCAGATGGCGCGGCCCTCCGGGCCGATCTGGGCACGGACGGCCTCGACCGCGTCCTCGACGATGTTGAGCATCGTCCAGGAGGGGCGGCAGCCCGCGGCGTCGAGGAAGTGCTTGAGCACGGTCTGGCCGTGCGCGGAGTGCAGGACCTCGGGGTGGAACTGCACCCCGTACAGACCCAGCTCGGGGTGCTCGAACGCGGCGACGGGGGTCTCGGCGGTCGCCGCGGTGACGGCGAACCCCTCGGGGGCGGCGGCGACGCTGTCACCGTGGGACATCCAGACCGACTGCTCGGCGGGGAGCCCGGCGAACAGCACACCCTCGTCGATCACGTTCAGGCTGGTGCCGCCGTACTCGGCGACGCCGGTCCTGGCCACCTTGCCGCCGAGCTCCTGGGCCATGGCCTGGAAGCCGTAGCAGATGCCGAAGGTCGGCACGCCCGTCTGGAACAGCCCGCGGGGAACGGCCGGGGCGTTCTCGGCGTAGACCGACGAGGGGCCACCGGACAGGATGATGGCCTTGGGTTTCTTGGCCAGCATCTCCTCGACCGGCATCGTCGAGGGGACGATCTCGGAGTAGACGTGGCATTCGCGCACCCGTCGCGCGATCAGCTGCGCGTACTGCGCGCCGAAGTCCACGACCAGGACCGTGTCGAAGTCGGACACCAAGACCCCCAAAGAGAACACAGCGGTCGGTCCAGTCTATCGGCGCTCGTCAGCGCGCATGTTCCCGGCCGGGAGAACCACGGCCGGCCGGGAACACGGGCAGCCGGGAACACGCGCGGCCGGCGAGGACCGTGCGTGGCTGCCAAGGACCGTGCGCGGCCGGCGAGGACCGGCCTCCGGGTGGGAGATCTGCTTCCGGCACGGAGGGTCCGCCTCCGGCCGGGGACGGTGTGGCGTCCGGTGGCTCACACCCGCCGCCCCGATCCCGGCATGCCTGGCGTCCGATTGGTCACCTATCCAGGTGAAGGCCGTCGACAGCCGAGGAGGCAGACAATGGTCAGGACCGGAGCCAACACCGGAGTCATCGTCACCGGAGGGGCGTCGGGCATCGGGCGGGCCTGCGCGCTCGCGCTCGCCGAGGCGGGCCGCCCGGTCGCCATCTGGGACCGCGACGAGACGGGGGCCAAGGAGACGGCGTCCTTCGTCGCGATGAACGGCGCCCCCGCGGTCGCCGTGACCATCGACGTCACCGACGGCTCGGCCTTCCCCGCCGCGATCACCGCCAGCCGCGACGTCCTCGGCTCGATCGGCGGCCTGGTGCACGCGGCCGGCGTCGTGGGGCCGCTGGCCGTCGCGGACCTGACCGAGGACGCCTGGGACGCCGTCCTCGACGTCAACCTGCGAGCCCACGCGCTGCTCACCAAGGCGCTCCTGGACGACCTGCGCGCGCACGGCGGCGCCGCGGTCGTCGCCGTCTCCTCGATCGAGGGCCTGGCCGGCCGGGCGTTCATCCCGGCGTACTGCTCGGCGAAGGCCGGGCTGCTCGGCCTGACCCGGTCGATGGCCCACGAGCTGGCGCCGATCCGCGTCAACGCGGTCTGCCCGGGTTACATCGACACCCCGATGCTCGCCGCCGCCACCGGCGGCGACGCGGGCCGCTCGGGGGCGTTCGCCGGGAGGTCGGTCTTCGGGCGGCTCGGCCGCCCCCGCGAGGTGGCGGCGGCCGTCCGGTTCCTGATGAGCGACGAGGCGTCCTTCATCACCGGGACGCACCTGGTCGTCGACGGCGGGGCCACGGCCGTCGACCGCTGACCGAGGTGATGTGGACGAGCACCTCCCGGGATGGGCCGCCCCGGCCGCTGACCGGCCTCCCCGCCCGGACGACCCGGCGGCCGGAGCGCCAGGGGCGGAGCACCCGGTCAGAGCACCCGGCCGGAGCACCCGATCAGAGTGCCCGGTCGAGCAGGCCCAGCGGCGGGGAGCCGAGGTCCAGCATGGCGGTGTGGAAACGCCTGAGGCCGAACTCGGCGCCCCACTCGGCCCTGGCCCGCCTCCGCAGGCGGAGGATCTCCAGCTTGCCCCAGGTGTAACGGCCGTAGGTCGGGTCGAAGGTGGCGCGCGCCGCCTCCGACCTGGCCGCCGGGCCGGAGATGTGGGTGTCGGCCGCGAACCGGCGGGCGCCCTCCTCGACGGTCATCGCGCCGGAGTGCACGCCGATCGCGCAGGCCAGCCGGGTCACCCTGATCAGGGCCTCCAGCCAGACGCCGATCTCGAAGCGCGGGTCGCCGGGTGCGAAACCCTCCTCGACGCAGAGCTCCTCGGCGTAGTGGGCCCATCCCTCGGCGAAGGCCGTCGACATCAGCGTGCGCCGCACGTCGGAGCGGACGTGCCGCAGGGCCCGGCCGTGGGAGAAGTGCCCCGGGGCGACCTCGTGCACGTTGATCGCCGGCAGGGTGGTCTCGCTGAAGACCTCCAGCCACTCCTCGACGTCGTGCTCGGGCCACGAGGGGTCCGGCGGGGTCACGTAGTACCACGAGGGGCCGTCGGGCTCCCCCGGCGCGGACCAGCTGATCATCGCCATCGCCCAGCGGCGCGACTCCGGCGCGACGCCCACCAGGCACTCGCCGTCGTGGTAGGGCACCAGGTCCTTCTCCCTGGTGAAGGCGATCGCCCGCTCCGCCCCGATCCGGGCCGCCTCGATGACGCCGTCGGGGCCGGGGTGCCGCCGGACGAGCTCGCGCGCCACGTCCAGCGGCGGGCGTCCGGCCTCCCCCAGCCGGGCACAGGCGTCGGCCAGCCGTTCCATCAGCCGGTCGCGTTCGGCGTCGGCGTGCTCGGCGAGCCGTCCCAGGTCGACCGCCAGCCCGTCACCCGCGCTCATCAGCCTGGCCAGGCCACCGGCGCCGAGCGAGGCGTCCGGATCACCGGAGTCCGCGGCCCGCTCGACGTGCTCGACCAGGCGGGCGTGGGCCTTCAGCGCCGCCTCGCGTACGTGCTCGTCGGCGTCCGCGGGCACCCCGGCGGCCAGGCCGCGCACGGCCCCGAGCAACGCGGCCGCCACCGGGGCGCTGAGCATGTCCAGCGCGGCGATCGCGTTGTCCACGGCCTCGGGCCAGCGGGCGAGGTGGGCGTGCCTGGCCGCCGCCCGCTCGGCTTCGGGACCGTACTCGCGGTCGTAGACGGCCAGGTCGAGGCCGCTCAGGTGGTCCATGGGGCTGCGCCGGTGCAGTTCCAGCTCGCCGTACCGCACCCGGGCGGCCTCCTCGAAGATCTCCAGGTGCGCCGCGTCGTACGGGTCGGCGGGCGGCGGGCCCCCGCCCAGCGCGGCCAGCCCGGCGCGCACGCCCGCCGGTGAGAGATCCTGGATCATCCCGTCGTACTCGTGGCGGCCGGCCATCTCGCGTACCCCGGCGACGTTGAGGTCGCACACCGCGCGCAGGCGGCTGTCGAGTTCGGTCATGGGCGTGACGCTATTTGACCTTCTCCCCGCGGCTCAAGCGGGTTCCCCGCCGGCCCGGACGGCAGGGCCGTGGCCGGGGAGCGCCGTACCCGGCCCGCCGGGCGGCCCACAGCGGCCCGGTCACCCGCCGACCTGCCCCGGTCACCCGCCGGACCGGTCCGCCAGGTCGGGGATGCGGTCGAGCAGGGCCTTGAGGGTCCCGTCGTCCGTGGCGGGGGCCATGACGGTCATCCTCAGGTGGCGGACGCCGCCGATCTCGGCGGAGGTGAGGTGGAAGGCACCCTCCTCGGTCAGCCGCTCGCGCAGCGCGGCCTGGTCGCCGTCGCCGTACCGGAAGCAGACGATGTTGCTCTCCGGTTCGTACGGGCATGCGAAACCCGGCCGTTCACGGGCCAGTTCCCAGAAGCGGTGCGCGGTGGCGTACTGCCGCGCGACGTACTCGCCCAGGCCGCGCTCGCCCCGCCAGGCCAGGTTGAGGAAGATCTTCAGGCCCAGCTCGGCCTTGCTGCACTCCACGGTCCTGCCGATGAGGTCGAGCCCCGGTTCGCCGTAGAACAGGTAGCTGGCCCGCTGCCGGAAGGCGGCGTCCAGGTCGCCCTCGCGGCGGGTCAGGACCGCCGCCGCCGGGCCGGAGGTCCGCAGCATCTTGTGCGCGTCCCAGATCAGCGAGTCGGCGAGCTCGACGCCGTCGAGCAGGTGCCGGTGGGCCGGGGACAGCAGTGCCGAGGCGCCGTGGGCCCCGTCCACGTGGAACCAGACACCGTGCGCGGCGCAGAACTCGCCGACGCCACGCAGGTCGTCGTAGAGCCCGGTCGCGGTCGCGCAGGCGTTCGCCACCAGGGCCATCGGCCGCCGCCCGGCCCGCCGTACCCGTTCCAGGGCGTCCGGCAGGCGCGTGACGTCGATCCTGCCGAGCCCGTCGGCGTCCAGCGGCACGACCGCGCGCTCGCCCAGGCCGAGGACGGCGGCGGCCCGGGTGAGGGAGTAGTGCGCCGAAGCCGGGGCGAGCAGGGCCAGGTCGCCGGGGACGCCGTCGGTCCAGGCGTCCGGCGCGGCGGCGGCCCTGGCGGCCAGCAGCGCGGTGAGGTTGGCCAGCGACCCGCCGTGGGTGAGCACCCCGCCGCCCGTCTCGCCGAAACCGGCCCTGCCGAGCATCCAGCGCAGCACCTCGGACTCGACGGTCGCCGCCGAGGCGCCCATCTCGTAGATCGCCATCGGGTTGTTGGCGGCCCCGTGCACGAAGTCGGCCAGCGCCGCCGGGAAGTCGGGGGCGGCGATCTGGTGCCCCAGGTAGCCGGGGTGGTGCTGGCGGGTCCCCTCGGCGAGGTAGGCGCGCAGGAACTCCCGGTACCCCTCCTCGGTCATGCCTCCGTCGCGGATCCACCGGGCCAGCCCGAGCCGCTCGGCCACCTCCCGTGGGGGCCTGCGGCCCAGGACGGGCGGCACGCCGCGCTGGCTGCCGTCCACGTACGCGGCCAGCTCGTCGACGGTCACTCCGGCGGCGCGCACGAACTCTTCGACATTCCACATCACATCGGGATATTGACCCATATATAGCTGCATTGCGTCGGCACCGGGGTGATCACGACCGGACGGTCAGGTGATCTCGACGATGGGCAGGCGCAACGCCCCGGGAGCGGCGGCGGGCACCGCGGGGCGGACGGGCGGGACGGGCCGGAGCCGGACGTACGGGGACCCCGGCGCGGGCCGGGGGTCGCTCTCGCCCCGGTTGGGCCACAGCGCCATGGCGCGCTCGGCCTGGGCCGTGATGGTGAGGGAGGGGTTGACGCCGGGGTTGGCGGACACCGCGGAGCCGTCGACGACGTGCAGGCCCTCGTAGCCGTGGACACGGTGGTAGGGGTCGATGACCCCGGTGTCCGGCCCGGCGCCGATGGCGCACCCGCCCAGGAAGTGCGCGGTGGCCGGGATGTCGAACAGGTCGAGCCAACTGCCGGCCGCCATGCCGCCGACCTCCTCGGCGGCGAGCCGGGCGAACTCGTGCCCGGCCGGGAGCCAGGTGGGATTGGGCTCGCCGTGCCCGGGACCGGAGTGGAGCCGCCAGCCGAACGGCCCCCGGCGCGCGGACAGGGTGATCGAGTTGTCCTTGGCCTGCATGACCAGGGCGATGATCGCCCGTTCGGACCAGCGGCGGTGGTCGAACAGCCGGGCCAGCAGGCGGGGGCTGCGCAGGACCTCGCCGAGGAACCGCAGCCAGCGCGGGCCGCCGCCGCCGTCGATCAGCAGGGAGCGGAGCAGCCCCATGGCGTTGGAGCCGTCGCCGTAACGGGCCGGCTCGATGTGGGTGTGGGCGTCGGGGTGGACGGAGGAGGTGATCGCCACCCCGCGGTTGAGCTTCTCCCCCCCGGCCGACAGGCGCTCGAACCCGAGCAGCGCCTCGGAGTTGGTCCGGGTCAGCGCGCCGAGCCGGTCGGACAGACGGGGCAGGGCCCCGGTGGCCTTGAGACGGTGCAGCAGCCGCTGGGTGCCGTACGTGCCGGCCGCGAAGACCACCTGCTCGGCGGTGAACACGCGGCGGCGCCAAGGCGCGCCCGTCCGGGCCGTCTCGACCCGGTAACCGCCCTCCACCGGTACGACCGAGGTGACCGTGGTCTCCGGGTGGACCCCGGCCCCCGCCCGCTCGGCCAGGTGCAGGTAGTTCTTGGTCAGCATGTTCTTGGCCCCGTGCCGGCAGCCGGTCATGCACTCGCCGCACTCGGTGCAGCCCCGGCGGCGCGGCCCGGCGCCGCCGAAGTAGGGGTCGTCGGCCTCCTCCCCCGGGGTGCCGAAGAAGACGCCGACCGGGGCCATCCGGAAGGTGTGGCCCACACCCATCCGCTCGGCGACCGCGCGCACCACCTCGTCGGCCGGGGTGACCGTCGGGTTCGGCACCACGCCCAGCATGCGCCTGGCCTGGTCGTAGTAGGGGGCGAGCTCCGTCCTCCAGTCGGTTATCCCCGCCCACTGGGCGTCGGTGAAGAACGCGTCGGCGGGCTCGTAGAGGGTGTTGGCGTAGACCAGGGAGCCACCGCCCACCCCGGCGCCGGCGAGGACCATGACGCCGGTGCCCCGGCTCCCGCGCAGCACGTGGATGCGCTGGATGCCCTTCAGCCCCAGGCCCGGCGCCCACAGGAAGTCGCGGACGCGCCAGGAGGTCCGGGGCAGGGTGCTCTCGTCGAAGCGGCGCCCGGCCTCCAGCACCCCGACCCGGTAGCCCTTCTCCGTCAGGCGCAGCGCCGAGACGCTCCCGCCGAACCCCGAACCGATCACCAGTACGTCGTAGTCGAACATCCGGGGCTCCCTCCGGAGACGGCCGTGGCGCGGTGCCCGTCACCGCGGGCACCGTGCTCCCACATCCAGCGGCTTGGGATCCCGCTACTTCAGGTGCAGTCGTTTCATGAGCTTGAGCACGTTCGTGAGGGTCTCGGCGTACCTGTCGTACGGCAGGCCGAGGACCGGCTCGAAGCCCAGCCAGGTGGCCTGGCTGGAGACGGTCTGCGCCTCGGTGTACTTCAGCAGCCCCTCCGCGCCGTGCCGGCGGCCCAGGCCGGAGGACTTCATCCCGCCCATCGGGGCGTCATAGGAGCCGTAGGCCGAGCCGTACCCCTCGTTGATGTTGACGGTGCCCGCCTTGATCCGGGCCGCGAGCGCTCGCCCGCGCGGCACGTCGCCGGTCCAGATGGAGGCGTTGAGGCCGTAGTCGGTGTCGTTGGCCCGTTCGACCGCCTCGTCGTCGTCCGAGAAGCGGTAGACCGAGACGACGGGCCCGAAGGTCTCGGCGCGGCACAGGTTCATGCTCTCGTCGACGCCGGTCAGGACCGTGGGCTCGTAGAACAGCGGGCCGATGTCGGGGCGGGCCCGGCCGCCGGTGAGGACGCGGGCACCCTTGGCGACGGCGTCGTCCACGTGGGCGGAGACCGCCTCCAACTGCCGCCGCGAGGTGAGCGAGCCCATCTGCACGCCCCAGTCGAGCCCGGTGCCGAGCCTCATGTTGCCGGTCAGGCGGACGAACCGCTCCAGGAACGCGTCGTGCACGGAGTCGTGGACGTAGAGCCGCTCAATGGACAGGCACAGCTGCCCGGCGTTGCTGAAGCAGGCGCGCAGGGCGCCCTGGGCCGCGAGGTCCAGGTCGGCGTCGTCGAGCACGAGCATCGGATTCTTGCCGCCGAGCTCCAGCGAGCAGCCGACCAGTCGCCTGCCCGCCTGCTCGGCGATCACCCGACCCGCCCGGGTGGAGCCGGTGAAGGCCACGTAGCCGGCGCCGTCGATCAGCGGCTCGCCCAGCTCGGCGGGGTCGCCGAGCACGACCTGCCAGATCTCGCGCGGCATCCCGAGGGAGACCAGCAAGTCGATCACCCACAGCGTGGACAGCGCGGTCTGGGTGTCGGGCTTGTGCACCACGGCGTTGCCCGCGAGCAGCGCGGGGACGACGTCGGCGACGCCGAGCGACAGCGGGTAGTTCCACGGGGAGATCACGACCACGGTGCCGCGCGGCCGGCGTTCCTCGACGGTCCTCGTCGCGACGGGGAAGATCCCCGCCCGGCGCCTGGGTTCCAGCAGGCCGGGGGCCCGCCGCGCGTAGTAGAGGGTGGAGAGCGCGGAGTCGAGCACCTCCTCGAAGGCGTGCCTGCGCGCCTTGCCGGTCTCCCACTGGACCACGTCGAGGATCTCCTCGCGGCGGTCGAGGATGGCGTCGTGCAGACGCAGGAAGGGCACGACCCGCTCACGCGCGGGACGCGCCGCCCACGCCCGCGCGGCCTCGCGCGCCGCGGCGTGCGCGGCGCGGACGTCGCCGGCGGTGGAGACGGGCAGTTCGGTGAGAACCTCGCCGGTGAACGGCGCGACGATCTCCTGGGTCTTCCCGCCGGAGGTCACCTGCCGTACGACACGTTCGATCATGCGGGGGTCGAGTGTCCGGGTCACGCCGGGTGCCCGGGCCACGTCAGGGGGGATGGCCATGCCCGCAGCGTAATCGGCCGCAACGAACGATGGCTACCGGTCGGTAGAAAGCGCGAACCTCGTGCGCCGCCCCCCTGTCGTAGGGGACATGAGGAAATCCACGCGCGCGGCCGGCGCGATCATGCTCGCCACCGCGCTGTTCGTCACCGCCTGCACATCCACCGGAGCGGGGACAGGATCGGGATCCGGTACCGGCCGCGCGGAACCGACCGGCCAGGGGAAGGCCGGGCTCGTCTCCTACAGCGGTTGTGACGACATGCTGGCCGGGTTGCACGCCGGAATGAGGAGGGCCGTCGGTCCGGGGGGCCTCAGCGGCCCGAGCACCTCCAGGTGGCGGTTCGCGGACCCGGCCGCCAACAAGCTGGCGGACTCCACATATGGGCAGATCACCACGAACACGCACGAGACCGGGGTCGACGAGCCGGACCTGGTGAAGACCGACGGCAACCGGTTGATCACCGTCAACCATGGTGTGCTCCGGGTGGTGGACACCAGGAGCAGGAAGGTCACCGGCACGCTCAGGCTCTTGACCGAGAACGTGAGGAACGGGCCGGTCAACCTGCTGGTCAGCGGTGACCGGGCACTGGTGCTGTTCCCCGGGCCCGCGCCCATCCCCTTCGGCACGGAGACCAAGCGCGCGCGGAGCGACGGGCCGCGTTACGTCCTGGTCGACCTGTCCGGGAAGCCTGAGATGATCGGCATGCTCGCCCCGGACGGCTCCCAGGTGGACGCAAGGATGGTGGGCTCCACGGTGCGGGTCGTGGTCCTCAGCGAGCCCGACGTCACCTTCCCCGAATTCGGCCGCGACCTGCCGGACGACGAGATCACGCGACGCAACACGGAGTTCCTCGCCCAGATCCCGATCGAGACGTGGCTGCCGAAGTACGACCTGACGACGGCCGACGGTGAGACCTCGCGTCACACGGTCGAGTGCGGGAAGATCAGTCACCCCGAGAAGTACAGCGGGACCTCGATGCTGACCGTGCACACCATCGACCTGTCGAAGCCGTTCGGTGACACCTCCCCGATCGGCGTGGTCGCCGACGGCGACACGGTCCACGGCACCGCCTCCAGTCTGTACGTGACCAGCGACCTGCGCTGGTGGGGGCCCCAGGCGTTCGAGCCGTCGTTCGTCCAGGAGACTCCGTCGGCCACGGCCTCCGCCCCACAGGAGACGGAGGTGCACCGGTTCGACATCACCGCGGCCGGCGAGCCCCGGTACGTGGCCTCGGGCAGGGTGCCCGGCAGGGTGCTCAACCACTACTCCCTGTCGGAGCACGACGGGCACCTGCGCGTCGCCACCACCTCGGACGTCGGCGACCCCGGCGGCTCCGCCCGGAACGGCTCCGCCGCCGTCCACGTGCTCGACGCCGGCACCCTCGGCGTGGCCGGCCAGGTCGGCGGCCTGGGGAAGGGCGAGCGGATCTACTCGGTGCGCTTCGTCGGCCCCGTCGGCTACGCGATGACGTTCGAGCCAGTGGACCCGCTCTACACCCTCGACCTGAGCGACCCGGCGAAGCCGCGGACGGCCGGTGAGCTGAAGATCGCCGGATACTCGACCTACCTGCACCCGGCGGGCGACGGGCGGTTGATCGGCGTCGGTCAGGAGGCGAGCGAGAAGGGCCGCACGCTCGGCACCCAGATCTCGCTGTTCGACATCGGCGACCCGGCCGACCCACGCCGCCTGTCGCAGATGTTCCCCAAGGACTCGGGGGCGAAGACCCGGCGGAACCACCCGCACACCTTCCTCTACTGGGCCAGGACGGGGCTGGCGGTCCTGCCGCTGGAGACCTCGACGGGCACCGGGCAGACCAACGGCGCCGCCCTGGTCCTCACCATCGGCGAGTCGGCCATCTCCAAGGTCGGCATGATCAACCACCCCAGGCCCAGGCGGGGGGACGACACCATCGACTGGAAGTCCATCCCCTGGGACATCCACCGCTCAGTCGTCATCGGTGACAGCCTGTGGGCGGTCTCCGAGGTCGGCATGAAGGTCAACGACCTCAAGACCCTGGCCGACCGGGCCTGGATCCCCTTCTCCTGACATCCCCTTCGCCTGACGAGTGTCCGGGTCACGCCGGGTGCCCGGGCCACGTCAGGGGGGGATGGCCATGCCCGCAGCGTGATCGGCCGCAACGAACGATGGCTACCGGTCGGTAGAGAAGGGTGAACCCCGGCTGCCGCCGATCCGTAGTAGGGGCATGAGGACATCCACGCGTACGGCCGGCGCGGTCATGCTCGCCGCCGCGCTGCTCGCCACCGCCTGCACGTCCACCGGGACGGGGACGGGAACCGCCGACGCCGGTCGTGCGACGCCGATCGACCTGACGAAGGCCAGGCTGGTCTCCTACAGCGGTTGTGACGACATGCTGGCCGGGTTGCGCGCCGAGACGGCGAAGAACGTCGGCCCGTGGGGCATCGGCGGCCCGATCATCTTCGAGGCGCGGTCCTCGGACCCGGCCGCCGCCAAGATGGCGGACTCCGCCCCCGAGCACTCCACCACGAACGTGCACGAGGCAGGGGTCGACGAGCCGGACCTGGTGAAGACCGACGGCAACCGGGTGATCACCGTCAACCGCGGTGTACTACGGGTGACGGACACTGCGAGCAGGAAGGTCACCGGCACGCTCAGGCTCGTGGACGCCGAGCACGTGGGGGCCCCGGCCGACCTGCTGGTCAGCGGCGACCGGGCGTTGGTGCTGTTCTCCGGGGGAGGGATCATCCCCTTCGGCGCGGTGGCCAAGCGCGCGCCGAGCCCCGGGCCGCGTTACGTCCTCGTCGACCTGTCCGGCAAGCCCAGGGTGATCGGCTCGCTCACCCCGGACGGCTCCCACGTGGACGCGAGGATGGTGGGCTCCACGGTGCGGATCGTGGTCCGCAGCCAGCCGCAGATCACCTTCCCCGACCTCGGCCCCGACCTGCCGGACAACGAGCGCACGCGGCGCAACGCGGAGGTCGTCGCCAAGACCCCGATCGAGGCGTGGCTGCCGAAGTACGAGCTGGCGGCGGCCGACGGGACGACATCGAACCACACGGTCGAGTGCGGGAAGGTCAGCCACCCCGAGAAGTACACCGGCACCTCGATGCTGACCGTGCACACCCTCGACCTGTCGAAACCGCTCGGCGGCACCTCCCCGATCGGCGTGGTCGCCGACGGCGACACGGTCTACGGCACCGCCTCCAGCCTGTACGTGACCAGCAACCCGCGCTGGTGGATGCCCCGGCCGGTCGAGCCGCCGGTCGTCCAGGAGGCGGCTCCCACGGTCACGGCCTCCGCGGCGGAGAGCCCCGCGGTCTGCGCGTCGGCGTCCGGCGGCGCATCCGCGGAGGCCGGCCCCGAGCCCTGCCTCCCCACGGCCCCGCCCTCCGGCGTGACACCGACGGCGAGCGCCGCACCGCAGGAGCCGCCGCAGGAGACGGAGGTGCACCGGTTCGACGTCACCGCCGCCGGCGAGCCCCGGTACGTGGCCTCGGGCAGGGTGCCCGGCAGGGTGCTCAACCAGTACTCCCTGTCGGAGCACGACGGGCACCTGCGCGTCGCCACCACCTCGGACGCCGGCGACCCCGGCCCCGGCGGCTCAGCACCGGACAGCTCCAGCGCCGTCCACGTGCTCGACGTCGGCACCCTCGGCGTGGTCGGCCAGGTCGGCGGCCTGGGGAAGGGCGAGCGGATCTACTCGGTGCGCTTCGCCGGCCCCGTCGGCTACGTGGTGACGTTCAAGCAGGTGGACCCGCTCTACACCCTCGACCTGAGCGACCCGGCGAAGCCGCGGACGACCGGCGAGCTGAAGATCACCGGATACTCGGCCTACCTGCACCCGGCGGGCGACGGGCGGTTGATCGGCGTCGGTCAGGAGGCGAGCGAGAAGGGCCGCACGCTCGGCACCCAGGTCTCGCTGTTCGACGTCGGCGACCCGGCCGACCCGCGCCGCCTGTCGCAGATGTTCCACAAGGACTCGGGGTCGGAGGCGGAGTGGGACCCGCACGCCTTCCTCTACTGGGCCAAGACGGGGACGGCGGTCCTGCCGCTGAGCACCTGGACGGGCACCGAGCAGACCAACGGCGCCGCCCTGGTCCTCACCATCGGCGACTCGGCCATCTCCAAGGTCGGCATGATCAACCACCCCAGGCCCAGGCCGGTGAACGACACCCGCTTCGCCGCCTTCGACCCGGGCATCCGCCGTTCGATCGTCATCGGTGACAGCCTGTGGACGGTCTCCGACCTCGGCATGAAGGTCAACGACCTCAAGACCCTGGCCGACCGGGCCTGGATCCCCTTCTCCTGACATCCGTTCCGCCCGGCATCCGCCGACC contains:
- a CDS encoding SDR family NAD(P)-dependent oxidoreductase; its protein translation is MVRTGANTGVIVTGGASGIGRACALALAEAGRPVAIWDRDETGAKETASFVAMNGAPAVAVTIDVTDGSAFPAAITASRDVLGSIGGLVHAAGVVGPLAVADLTEDAWDAVLDVNLRAHALLTKALLDDLRAHGGAAVVAVSSIEGLAGRAFIPAYCSAKAGLLGLTRSMAHELAPIRVNAVCPGYIDTPMLAAATGGDAGRSGAFAGRSVFGRLGRPREVAAAVRFLMSDEASFITGTHLVVDGGATAVDR
- the guaA gene encoding glutamine-hydrolyzing GMP synthase codes for the protein MFSLGVLVSDFDTVLVVDFGAQYAQLIARRVRECHVYSEIVPSTMPVEEMLAKKPKAIILSGGPSSVYAENAPAVPRGLFQTGVPTFGICYGFQAMAQELGGKVARTGVAEYGGTSLNVIDEGVLFAGLPAEQSVWMSHGDSVAAAPEGFAVTAATAETPVAAFEHPELGLYGVQFHPEVLHSAHGQTVLKHFLDAAGCRPSWTMLNIVEDAVEAVRAQIGPEGRAICALSGGVDSAVAAAMVQRAIGDRLTCVFVDHGLLRKGEAEQVERDFVAVTGVKLRVVDAQERFLKALDGVTDPEEKRKIIGREFIRVFEDEQRAILADGPVDFLVQGTLYPDVVESGGGTGTANIKSHHNVGGLPDDLRFSLVEPLRALFKDEVRRAGEELGLPAAMVWRQPFPGPGLGIRIVGAVTRERLEILREADAIAREELSRAGLDREIWQCPVVLLADVRSVGVQGDGRTYGHPIVLRPVSSEDAMTADWSRVPYDVLARISTRITNEVREVNRVVLDVTSKPPGTIEWE
- a CDS encoding pyridoxal phosphate-dependent decarboxylase family protein, translating into MWNVEEFVRAAGVTVDELAAYVDGSQRGVPPVLGRRPPREVAERLGLARWIRDGGMTEEGYREFLRAYLAEGTRQHHPGYLGHQIAAPDFPAALADFVHGAANNPMAIYEMGASAATVESEVLRWMLGRAGFGETGGGVLTHGGSLANLTALLAARAAAAPDAWTDGVPGDLALLAPASAHYSLTRAAAVLGLGERAVVPLDADGLGRIDVTRLPDALERVRRAGRRPMALVANACATATGLYDDLRGVGEFCAAHGVWFHVDGAHGASALLSPAHRHLLDGVELADSLIWDAHKMLRTSGPAAAVLTRREGDLDAAFRQRASYLFYGEPGLDLIGRTVECSKAELGLKIFLNLAWRGERGLGEYVARQYATAHRFWELARERPGFACPYEPESNIVCFRYGDGDQAALRERLTEEGAFHLTSAEIGGVRHLRMTVMAPATDDGTLKALLDRIPDLADRSGG
- a CDS encoding DUF885 family protein — translated: MTELDSRLRAVCDLNVAGVREMAGRHEYDGMIQDLSPAGVRAGLAALGGGPPPADPYDAAHLEIFEEAARVRYGELELHRRSPMDHLSGLDLAVYDREYGPEAERAAARHAHLARWPEAVDNAIAALDMLSAPVAAALLGAVRGLAAGVPADADEHVREAALKAHARLVEHVERAADSGDPDASLGAGGLARLMSAGDGLAVDLGRLAEHADAERDRLMERLADACARLGEAGRPPLDVARELVRRHPGPDGVIEAARIGAERAIAFTREKDLVPYHDGECLVGVAPESRRWAMAMISWSAPGEPDGPSWYYVTPPDPSWPEHDVEEWLEVFSETTLPAINVHEVAPGHFSHGRALRHVRSDVRRTLMSTAFAEGWAHYAEELCVEEGFAPGDPRFEIGVWLEALIRVTRLACAIGVHSGAMTVEEGARRFAADTHISGPAARSEAARATFDPTYGRYTWGKLEILRLRRRARAEWGAEFGLRRFHTAMLDLGSPPLGLLDRAL
- a CDS encoding GMC oxidoreductase codes for the protein MFDYDVLVIGSGFGGSVSALRLTEKGYRVGVLEAGRRFDESTLPRTSWRVRDFLWAPGLGLKGIQRIHVLRGSRGTGVMVLAGAGVGGGSLVYANTLYEPADAFFTDAQWAGITDWRTELAPYYDQARRMLGVVPNPTVTPADEVVRAVAERMGVGHTFRMAPVGVFFGTPGEEADDPYFGGAGPRRRGCTECGECMTGCRHGAKNMLTKNYLHLAERAGAGVHPETTVTSVVPVEGGYRVETARTGAPWRRRVFTAEQVVFAAGTYGTQRLLHRLKATGALPRLSDRLGALTRTNSEALLGFERLSAGGEKLNRGVAITSSVHPDAHTHIEPARYGDGSNAMGLLRSLLIDGGGGPRWLRFLGEVLRSPRLLARLFDHRRWSERAIIALVMQAKDNSITLSARRGPFGWRLHSGPGHGEPNPTWLPAGHEFARLAAEEVGGMAAGSWLDLFDIPATAHFLGGCAIGAGPDTGVIDPYHRVHGYEGLHVVDGSAVSANPGVNPSLTITAQAERAMALWPNRGESDPRPAPGSPYVRLRPVPPVRPAVPAAAPGALRLPIVEIT